From a region of the Manduca sexta isolate Smith_Timp_Sample1 chromosome 19, JHU_Msex_v1.0, whole genome shotgun sequence genome:
- the LOC119189853 gene encoding liprin-alpha-2-like, with the protein MWNMMCDVMPTISEDSISQRSSQLSGEDANFEQLMVSMLDERDKLVESLRETQERLGDSELRLKEVEKERDSLQRQIAANLPQVSAHYPLLQSSPCP; encoded by the coding sequence atgtggaATATGATGTGCGACGTGATGCCCACGATATCCGAGGACAGTATCAGCCAGCGGAGTTCGCAGCTATCCGGCGAGGATGCGAACTTCGAACAGCTTATGGTGTCTATGCTGGACGAGAGGGACAAGCTGGTGGAGAGCCTGCGGGAGACGCAGGAGCGGCTCGGTGACTCGGAGTTGCGGCTCAAGGAGGTGGAGAAGGAGCGCGACTCGCTGCAGAGACAGATCGCCGCCAACCTGCCCCAGGTCAGTGCCCACTACCCACTACTGCAAAGCTCACCCTGTCCTTAG